In a single window of the Methanolobus psychrophilus R15 genome:
- a CDS encoding excinuclease ABC subunit B, whose product MRQFKLVSDYEPKGDQPKAIAQLTEGIRKNMRQQTLLGVTGSGKTFTVANVIQNVQMPTLVIAHNKTLAAQLYSEFREFFPDNAVEYFVSYYDYYQPEAYIPTTDTYIEKDASINEEIDRLRLSATRSLLERRDVIVVSSVSCIYNLGSPEEWRKMSVLLTVGDELDRASLFEDLINIQYERNDIEFTQGKFRSRGDTIEVYPAQERQGIRIELFGDEIDRIAYFDPVSGKVLHELRPGESTMIYPAKHFVMSEEHMAGALESIEAELEAELPRLKSQNKLLEAQRLEQRTRFDLEMIRELGYCSGIENYSRHFDGRKPGEPPSSLLNFFPEDYMVVIDESHVTIPQVRGMHNGDRARKESLISYGFRLPSAYDNRPLRYDEFERQLNYVLYVSATPAEYEIQRSGAVVEQIIRPTGLVDPEILVRPVENQVDDLISEVRKVTAAGYRTLVTTLTKRMAEDLTDYLVELGIRVRYMHSDIDTLQRAEIVRDLRKGEFDVLVGINLLREGLDIPEVAFVAILDADKEGFLRSERSLIQTIGRASRNVNGHVILYADKMTGSMERAISETDRRRKIQVAFNEKHGITPKSIQKALQKELVEHREYPEGSELMTIAEDLSSVELSDMIIDLESEMHLAARNLEFEKAAELRDKIKELREGYAI is encoded by the coding sequence ATGCGCCAGTTCAAACTTGTGTCCGACTACGAACCAAAGGGTGACCAGCCCAAAGCTATAGCCCAGCTGACAGAGGGTATCCGGAAAAACATGAGGCAACAGACCTTGCTGGGTGTTACGGGATCCGGCAAGACCTTCACAGTGGCAAATGTTATCCAGAACGTGCAGATGCCTACACTTGTGATAGCACACAACAAGACGCTTGCAGCACAACTTTATTCCGAGTTCAGGGAGTTCTTTCCGGACAATGCTGTGGAGTATTTTGTGAGTTATTATGATTACTACCAGCCTGAGGCCTATATACCCACTACGGATACCTATATTGAAAAGGATGCTTCCATCAATGAGGAGATAGACAGGCTGCGCCTCTCAGCGACAAGATCACTGCTTGAGCGCCGTGATGTGATCGTTGTATCCAGTGTGTCCTGTATCTACAACCTGGGTTCTCCCGAAGAATGGCGTAAGATGTCAGTCTTGCTGACCGTGGGAGATGAACTTGACAGGGCGTCCCTCTTTGAGGATCTAATCAACATACAGTATGAGCGCAACGACATTGAATTCACGCAGGGTAAGTTCCGCTCCAGGGGGGACACTATTGAAGTATATCCCGCTCAGGAGCGCCAGGGTATCCGTATCGAACTCTTTGGTGATGAGATTGACCGCATAGCTTACTTTGATCCTGTTAGCGGGAAAGTGCTCCATGAACTAAGGCCGGGCGAGAGTACCATGATTTATCCTGCCAAGCACTTCGTCATGTCCGAGGAGCACATGGCCGGTGCGCTGGAATCAATCGAGGCTGAGCTTGAGGCTGAATTGCCCCGGCTCAAGTCCCAGAACAAGCTGCTTGAAGCACAAAGGCTTGAGCAGCGCACCAGGTTTGACCTGGAAATGATACGGGAACTCGGATACTGCAGTGGTATAGAGAACTACTCACGTCACTTTGACGGAAGAAAACCCGGAGAGCCCCCTTCTTCCCTGTTGAATTTCTTCCCGGAAGATTACATGGTCGTCATTGATGAATCCCATGTCACCATCCCGCAGGTAAGGGGTATGCACAACGGTGACCGCGCAAGGAAGGAGTCTCTCATTTCCTACGGCTTCCGTCTGCCTTCTGCGTATGATAACCGTCCCCTGCGATATGACGAGTTCGAAAGGCAGCTTAACTATGTCCTTTACGTATCCGCCACACCTGCCGAATATGAGATTCAGAGAAGCGGCGCCGTTGTGGAGCAGATCATCCGTCCGACGGGCCTTGTTGATCCGGAAATCCTTGTACGGCCTGTTGAGAATCAGGTAGATGACCTTATAAGTGAGGTGCGCAAAGTGACTGCCGCAGGCTATCGGACACTTGTGACGACTCTCACGAAAAGGATGGCTGAAGACCTTACCGATTATCTTGTAGAACTGGGCATCAGGGTGCGGTACATGCATTCGGATATCGATACTCTCCAGAGGGCTGAAATAGTCCGTGACCTTCGAAAGGGTGAGTTCGATGTGCTTGTAGGCATAAACCTGTTGCGTGAGGGGCTGGATATTCCGGAGGTGGCCTTCGTTGCAATTCTTGATGCCGATAAGGAAGGTTTCCTGCGCTCGGAACGCTCTCTTATTCAGACCATCGGGCGTGCATCAAGGAACGTGAACGGCCATGTGATACTGTATGCCGACAAGATGACAGGTTCCATGGAGCGTGCAATAAGTGAGACCGACAGGCGCCGCAAGATCCAGGTGGCATTCAATGAGAAGCACGGTATCACGCCGAAATCCATTCAGAAGGCCCTGCAGAAAGAGCTGGTGGAGCACAGGGAATATCCCGAGGGTTCCGAACTCATGACGATTGCAGAAGACCTATCTTCAGTGGAGCTCTCGGATATGATAATAGACCTTGAGTCCGAAATGCACCTGGCTGCCAGGAACCTTGAGTTCGAAAAAGCAGCCGAGCTTCGCGACAAGATAAAAGAACTGCGTGAGGGCTATGCGATATGA
- a CDS encoding putative daunorubicin resistance ABC transporter, ATP-binding protein: protein MSDAAIHTERITKQYDNLTAVNNIDITVEKGELFGLLGPNGAGKSTLISMLSTMLRPTSGIATVWGYDISRNPTKVRQSIGVVFQETTLDQKLTGRENLDLHGRLYGLNKKQRSERMKEVLELVELSKWENEIVQKYSGGMMRRLEIARGLMHYPNLLFLDEPTIGLDPQTRNHIWEYIRELNRDKNITMVLTTHYMEEADKLCNRIAIIDHGRIITIGTPYELKSSLGGDIITLGLTSESEASALAEQFSTRPGVNTISTSENLVRITAANGEREIPDILGTTAQLGLTIESVSLHKPTLDDVFLHYTGKGIRDDEGTPGKPKGRMRRILRR, encoded by the coding sequence GCAGTGAACAATATCGACATCACTGTCGAGAAGGGGGAGCTTTTCGGGCTTCTGGGTCCCAACGGGGCAGGCAAGTCCACCCTTATATCCATGCTCTCCACAATGCTCAGACCCACATCGGGCATAGCTACTGTGTGGGGGTATGACATCAGCAGGAATCCCACCAAGGTCCGCCAGTCCATAGGCGTGGTATTCCAGGAAACGACCCTTGACCAGAAACTGACCGGCAGGGAGAATCTGGATCTGCATGGCAGGCTCTACGGCCTCAATAAGAAACAACGCTCTGAAAGAATGAAAGAGGTTCTGGAACTGGTGGAGCTGTCAAAGTGGGAAAATGAGATAGTTCAGAAGTACTCAGGCGGGATGATGCGCCGCCTGGAGATAGCCCGGGGGCTGATGCATTACCCAAACTTGCTCTTCCTGGACGAGCCGACCATCGGGCTTGACCCCCAGACAAGGAACCATATATGGGAGTACATCCGGGAGCTGAACCGGGATAAGAATATTACCATGGTGCTCACCACCCACTACATGGAAGAGGCCGACAAGCTCTGCAACAGGATAGCCATCATCGACCATGGCAGGATAATAACCATTGGCACCCCGTATGAGCTAAAGTCATCCCTGGGCGGGGATATCATCACACTCGGCCTCACTTCAGAATCTGAAGCAAGCGCACTAGCTGAACAGTTCAGCACTCGCCCCGGAGTAAATACCATCTCCACCTCTGAAAACCTGGTGCGCATCACCGCCGCCAACGGAGAGCGTGAGATACCGGATATTCTGGGAACCACCGCACAACTTGGTCTCACGATAGAGTCCGTCAGCCTGCACAAGCCAACACTTGATGATGTCTTTCTGCATTACACCGGAAAAGGTATCAGGGACGATGAGGGTACTCCCGGCAAGCCAAAGGGCAGGATGCGGCGCATACTCAGGAGATGA